Within Primulina huaijiensis isolate GDHJ02 unplaced genomic scaffold, ASM1229523v2 scaffold204965, whole genome shotgun sequence, the genomic segment GGACAACGCTTTCGAGGGTTTCGATGTTGGCCAATCTTTCTTTCTTCCATGTCTGATTCTTGATGTCATTCATGACCCAAAGATTCATATCTCTTCTCTCCGTCAGACAAACGAGTCCAGGTTTACCTTCATATTCGAAAAGCTGCTTGCTTTTGTAAGAATGTAGATTTTCTTGGACAGGTTTTGGTAACGGGAATTTGCTGAAACTGTTATTTGTGATGCTGTACGAAAGAATGTTGTCTTCGGTTGTTAGCCAGTGGACAGAATCGACAACAGAAACTGAAGAATTACGGGCTATAAGCTCCCTGAATGGCAATAATAATTCGTCGCTTGCTTCCTTCCAGGTCCATGTTTCCGAATCAAAAATTTCGCATCCATATTTGTATAACTCGCTGTATCGCCTGGAAATTTAAAATTGTGTAAATCGCATGAATGGAAAACATATGAACATTCACATATTGAGAATTTAAAAGCGCCCATACGTACCCTAAAAATCCTCGTTTCGATAATCGAATTATCTTGAAACATAGAGGTTGAGCCCCCGCAACCATCAACGTGACAGAGACAGTTTCGTGACGAGTCTTTGGATTAGGGAGATCCCGCAATTGCCCTGTGATGGGAATGTACGCGAAATATCGACTTAGACGTTTCGAGCCTTTCTCGATCTCTCTTTCGCAACACAGTATTCCTTGTTTCGAAGAGGAAGCCAAGATCTTGGTGTCCTTCGGCAAGCTTTTCATGCGCACGCCCACGTTATCGGGGGTGACAAACATAGTGACATGC encodes:
- the LOC140966327 gene encoding F-box protein At5g49610-like, with translation MFVTPDNVGVRMKSLPKDTKILASSSKQGILCCEREIEKGSKRLSRYFAYIPITGQLRDLPNPKTRHETVSVTLMVAGAQPLCFKIIRLSKRGFLGRYSELYKYGCEIFDSETWTWKEASDELLLPFRELIARNSSVSVVDSVHWLTTEDNILSYSITNNSFSKFPLPKPVQENLHSYKSKQLFEYEGKPGLVCLTERRDMNLWVMNDIKNQTWKKERLANIETLESVVQYPYLLGFYNSHVAFVEGGFSEVGFFKLQDSSFSSVKLGRLNHASEVFRFRSDVEPNYLSL